One region of Pseudoalteromonas luteoviolacea genomic DNA includes:
- a CDS encoding phosphate ABC transporter substrate-binding protein, translating into MKIRSIIFYTALMMSANLASANDKQKLLITGSSTVSPVIQEIARVYEQQQSKVLVDVQTGGSSKGVMDTRSGLSDIGMVSRALKQSEQDLKSYTLGFDGISLITHSSNSLSNLTKKQIIDIYTGKINNWKMLGGPEEEIVVISKAAGRSTLELFLAYLGIKHSKIKADIVIGDNEQGIKAVESNKFAIGYVSIGAAKYRAENGAPIKLISADGHIPSLENVRKRTYPMTRELNLVTSGNETDSANKFIKFSLHQSSLIEAFNFVPAE; encoded by the coding sequence ATGAAAATAAGAAGCATAATATTTTATACGGCACTCATGATGAGTGCTAATTTAGCCAGTGCCAATGATAAGCAAAAGCTGCTTATTACGGGGTCTTCAACGGTTTCTCCGGTAATACAAGAAATAGCGAGAGTATATGAACAGCAACAAAGTAAAGTACTTGTTGACGTTCAAACCGGTGGTTCTAGCAAGGGGGTTATGGACACAAGAAGCGGGTTGAGTGATATCGGTATGGTATCGAGAGCTTTAAAACAATCCGAGCAAGATCTCAAATCTTATACTTTGGGGTTTGATGGGATTAGTTTAATTACTCACAGTAGCAACTCGCTGAGTAATTTAACCAAGAAACAGATCATAGATATATACACCGGCAAAATAAACAATTGGAAAATGTTAGGTGGTCCAGAAGAAGAAATTGTCGTTATTTCTAAGGCGGCAGGAAGATCTACTCTTGAATTATTCCTAGCATATTTAGGCATTAAGCATTCAAAAATAAAAGCTGACATAGTAATTGGTGATAACGAGCAAGGAATAAAGGCCGTAGAGTCAAATAAGTTCGCAATTGGCTATGTGTCTATAGGCGCTGCGAAATATCGAGCTGAGAATGGAGCCCCAATCAAACTAATTTCTGCTGACGGCCACATACCTTCTTTGGAGAATGTCCGCAAGCGTACGTACCCTATGACCCGAGAATTAAACTTGGTCACTTCCGGGAATGAGACGGACTCGGCAAACAAATTTATTAAATTTTCTTTGCACCAGAGCAGTTTAATAGAAGCGTTCAACTTCGTTCCAGCGGAATAA
- a CDS encoding PstC family ABC transporter permease, giving the protein MMFAGRAKLFTATWYTWMFIAVICIAVSVALIFSLLANNSMLAISNIGIKQLMSFEQGWFPLDGELSLVPMLMGSILVSVGAMVLAVPLCLLVAIYIVFYLPNKLQHVVHLFVVVVAALPSVFYGFWGMVYIVPFINQIKSPGASLFAGQIVLAMMVAPLLIALFKSQLETVRKKHQQQVSALGITEYSAIWPLYVTNQLSAIFSLSILGFGRVIGETMVVTMVTGNVVAVPDSIFDPVRTLTANIALEMAYAVDEHRSALFFSGFILLVFIVFLSTARLALARIGVAR; this is encoded by the coding sequence ATGATGTTTGCCGGACGAGCAAAGCTGTTTACAGCTACTTGGTACACTTGGATGTTTATTGCAGTCATATGCATTGCAGTGAGTGTGGCTTTGATTTTCAGTTTGCTAGCAAATAATTCTATGCTCGCTATTAGTAACATTGGAATCAAACAACTTATGTCGTTTGAGCAGGGTTGGTTTCCGCTTGATGGTGAGCTGAGTTTAGTGCCCATGCTAATGGGGTCAATTTTAGTGAGTGTTGGGGCTATGGTTCTTGCAGTGCCCTTATGCTTGTTAGTCGCAATCTATATTGTATTTTATTTGCCAAATAAACTTCAGCATGTAGTTCACCTATTCGTTGTTGTTGTCGCTGCTTTGCCCTCAGTTTTTTATGGTTTTTGGGGCATGGTTTATATTGTTCCCTTTATAAACCAGATCAAATCACCTGGAGCAAGTTTATTTGCTGGACAAATTGTGTTGGCAATGATGGTTGCGCCCTTGTTGATCGCCTTATTCAAATCTCAGTTAGAAACTGTTCGTAAAAAGCATCAACAACAGGTCTCAGCACTAGGTATTACCGAGTATTCTGCGATTTGGCCTTTGTATGTGACCAACCAGTTATCTGCTATTTTCTCTCTATCTATTCTGGGCTTTGGCCGTGTGATAGGAGAAACCATGGTTGTCACCATGGTGACAGGTAATGTAGTGGCTGTTCCTGACTCAATTTTTGACCCTGTGCGTACTTTGACCGCAAACATAGCTTTGGAAATGGCATACGCAGTAGATGAACATCGCTCTGCATTGTTCTTTAGTGGGTTTATCTTATTGGTTTTTATTGTTTTTCTGTCTACAGCTAGGTTGGCACTCGCCCGTATAGGGGTTGCACGATGA
- a CDS encoding M61 family metallopeptidase: protein MKKNLSLASLVLFSTLSFADVEYRLAITEPEHHLGNVEITFPKSAQSYVDVMLPDWRTGRYEILDMANGIRFFSAKTPQGKTLKWDKIDKNTWRVHLDAPAQVSVSYQVYANELALRSRHIDDSHAFIDASGFFMFSDSFRQEPVKVSLSVPSDWRSVSGMDFADTKHSFKAANYDVLLDSPIETGINELHTYSVDGRDYELVIWGEGNYDVDLMIRDLKKLVKTGSLIWHDYPYERYVFMVHATDGARGATEHLNSTIIQRHRDSFASRDDYLGFISTAAHEFIHIWNVKHYRPDGLVPYDYVDINYSDLLWLVEGSTSYLEHFLLLSAGIITNHEFYKSLTRTLNRHLTTPGREVQSVADTSFDKWINQGGDHGKNYSTNIYLEGALVSMVLDIDLIDKSDGKVSYRDVHRELYTQHKLPNSFNSEDVKRILKQISGHSYVAWWDKYVEKPAIIDFDKLFEKVGLEHVYPSGTITVASIDGTAKSVGQMLELTHVARGGSAWLAGLTVGDKIVAIDHQHVRKDLAHTLSLFSAQQTVEVTFIRRHKLMKTDIKLSGKASRDKYIRAIERPSVRQAKLYKAWLGVAHPNAR from the coding sequence ATGAAAAAAAATCTCTCGCTGGCCTCGTTGGTGCTTTTTAGTACACTTTCTTTTGCGGATGTAGAATACAGACTTGCTATTACAGAGCCTGAGCATCACCTTGGTAATGTTGAAATTACTTTTCCTAAGTCTGCGCAATCTTATGTTGACGTGATGTTGCCCGATTGGCGGACGGGCCGATACGAAATACTCGATATGGCCAATGGTATTCGATTTTTTTCTGCTAAGACACCGCAAGGTAAAACCTTAAAATGGGACAAAATTGATAAAAATACTTGGCGAGTGCATTTAGATGCGCCAGCACAAGTTTCTGTCTCTTATCAAGTTTATGCTAATGAGTTAGCGCTTAGATCTCGGCATATAGATGACAGCCATGCATTCATAGATGCTTCAGGTTTTTTTATGTTCAGTGATTCTTTTAGACAAGAGCCTGTTAAAGTCAGCTTGAGTGTACCCAGCGATTGGCGCTCCGTATCAGGAATGGATTTTGCTGACACAAAACACAGCTTTAAAGCAGCAAATTATGATGTCTTGCTTGATTCCCCAATAGAAACCGGTATCAATGAGTTACACACGTACTCGGTTGATGGCCGAGATTATGAATTGGTTATTTGGGGGGAGGGTAATTATGATGTTGACCTGATGATCCGAGATTTAAAAAAGCTGGTTAAAACAGGTAGTTTAATCTGGCATGATTATCCGTATGAGCGATATGTATTTATGGTACACGCGACGGATGGAGCAAGGGGGGCAACAGAGCATCTAAATTCAACCATAATTCAGAGGCATAGAGATAGCTTCGCATCTAGAGATGATTATCTTGGTTTTATTTCAACAGCAGCTCACGAGTTTATTCATATTTGGAACGTAAAGCACTATCGACCGGATGGGTTAGTTCCCTATGATTATGTCGATATTAACTATAGTGACTTGCTGTGGTTAGTCGAAGGGTCAACAAGCTATTTGGAACACTTTTTGTTGTTAAGTGCCGGCATTATAACTAATCATGAGTTTTACAAGTCTTTGACGAGAACACTAAACCGCCATTTAACCACCCCAGGCCGAGAGGTGCAGTCGGTCGCGGATACGAGCTTTGACAAATGGATTAACCAAGGTGGTGATCACGGAAAAAACTATAGTACTAACATTTATTTAGAGGGTGCATTAGTGTCAATGGTACTAGATATTGATCTTATTGATAAAAGTGACGGTAAGGTGAGCTATCGAGATGTTCACCGTGAGTTATATACTCAGCATAAACTACCAAACTCGTTTAATAGTGAAGATGTCAAACGGATCCTCAAACAAATAAGCGGTCATAGTTATGTTGCGTGGTGGGATAAGTATGTCGAAAAACCTGCCATCATTGATTTTGACAAGCTATTTGAAAAAGTAGGTTTAGAACATGTCTATCCGTCTGGCACGATAACAGTTGCCAGTATTGATGGAACTGCTAAGAGTGTTGGCCAAATGTTAGAGTTAACGCACGTTGCCAGAGGCGGCAGTGCCTGGCTTGCTGGATTGACCGTTGGCGATAAGATAGTGGCAATCGATCACCAGCATGTTAGGAAAGATCTAGCTCATACATTGTCTTTATTTAGTGCACAACAAACAGTAGAAGTTACCTTTATTCGTCGACATAAACTTATGAAAACTGATATTAAACTATCTGGAAAAGCGAGTAGAGATAAGTATATCAGAGCTATTGAGCGGCCATCAGTAAGACAAGCTAAACTTTACAAAGCTTGGCTAGGTGTGGCTCACCCAAATGCAAGATAA
- a CDS encoding YkvA family protein, with product MSIQVNFELTDIDLEHFRSMMQSAIERSTHLSEEEIITKARELVEQMEGTNVPEFVRTRMMSLSALIDAVQDDEWQMPEDEKKEIMLSLAYFGEPEDIVPDNVPVLGYIDDAIMIELVLQDLSLDLKAYREFCGFRATEEARRGEHAKVNRESWLASTRAQIRSSMRRNRSGSKGSRFFSRIM from the coding sequence ATGTCCATCCAAGTAAATTTTGAACTCACTGATATTGATTTAGAACACTTTCGTTCTATGATGCAATCTGCGATCGAACGAAGTACCCATTTGAGTGAAGAAGAAATTATCACTAAAGCGCGCGAACTTGTCGAGCAAATGGAAGGGACCAATGTGCCTGAGTTTGTTAGAACAAGAATGATGTCGCTTTCAGCGCTTATTGATGCAGTTCAAGATGATGAGTGGCAAATGCCAGAAGATGAAAAGAAAGAAATTATGCTTTCTTTGGCTTATTTTGGTGAACCTGAAGATATTGTCCCAGACAATGTGCCTGTGCTTGGCTACATTGATGATGCCATTATGATTGAATTAGTTTTACAAGACTTATCTTTAGACCTAAAAGCATATCGTGAATTCTGCGGGTTCAGAGCAACTGAAGAAGCTAGACGTGGCGAGCATGCAAAAGTAAACCGTGAAAGTTGGTTAGCAAGCACTCGAGCACAAATCCGCTCTTCTATGCGCAGAAATCGTTCAGGTTCAAAAGGCTCTCGTTTCTTCTCTCGTATTATGTAA
- the pstA gene encoding phosphate ABC transporter permease PstA codes for MSISKLNLKLHNYMLCSAAFIVCLIMFSHMAVSIVAGGVEHLSLGFLSEVPQMGGREGGIFSIIVSTLLILFICVVVALPIGLGASILISEYINKSSKLSKFLYFVLDILASTPSIVFGLMGNQFFCVQLGMGFSVLSGGLTLALMVLPLFITGCIESFKDVEDRIRYSACALGLSKLGSIKKLVIPMASKGIFLTIMLSICRALAETAALLYTAGYVTRTPESVMDSGRSISVHIFDLSMNVSGADHNVYASAIVLIAIVMSFNFILYMLQRLYIKMEGIMQ; via the coding sequence ATGAGTATCTCAAAACTGAACTTAAAGTTACATAACTACATGCTGTGTAGCGCAGCTTTTATCGTTTGCTTGATTATGTTTTCGCATATGGCGGTGTCAATTGTTGCTGGTGGAGTGGAACACCTTTCATTAGGTTTTCTTTCCGAAGTGCCCCAGATGGGAGGGAGAGAGGGTGGCATTTTTAGCATTATAGTGTCTACTCTGTTGATTCTTTTTATTTGTGTTGTTGTTGCTTTACCTATTGGGTTGGGCGCATCTATTTTGATTTCTGAGTATATAAATAAGAGCTCAAAGTTATCCAAGTTCTTATATTTTGTACTCGATATTCTAGCGTCTACCCCTTCGATTGTATTTGGGTTGATGGGAAATCAATTCTTTTGTGTCCAACTTGGTATGGGGTTCTCGGTACTGTCTGGTGGATTAACACTGGCATTAATGGTTTTACCCCTATTTATAACTGGGTGTATTGAATCTTTTAAAGATGTTGAAGATAGGATTAGGTACTCCGCCTGTGCATTGGGGTTATCTAAACTAGGCAGCATTAAAAAGTTAGTTATTCCAATGGCATCAAAGGGAATCTTTCTCACAATTATGCTGAGTATATGTAGAGCCTTAGCAGAAACCGCTGCTCTATTGTATACCGCAGGTTATGTCACCCGTACTCCCGAATCGGTTATGGATTCTGGTAGAAGTATATCTGTTCATATATTTGATTTATCAATGAATGTGTCAGGAGCAGATCACAACGTATATGCTTCGGCGATTGTACTTATTGCGATTGTTATGAGCTTTAATTTTATTTTATATATGCTCCAAAGGTTATATATAAAAATGGAAGGAATAATGCAGTGA
- a CDS encoding GNAT family N-acetyltransferase: MIIREFDESDFHSVKEIYQQGIDTGNATFQEKAKDWDEWNSSLLERCRLVAIEGSQVVGWAGLSPVSGRAVYSGVVEVSIYIASEAQGKGLGQKLLSRLIQEAEVHNIWMLQAAIFPENQASIALHKKNGFRQVGVREKLGKMHEIWRDVVLMERRSKAVGV; encoded by the coding sequence GTGATTATTCGAGAATTTGATGAAAGTGACTTCCATTCGGTTAAAGAAATTTACCAGCAAGGGATTGATACAGGTAATGCAACATTCCAAGAGAAAGCGAAAGATTGGGATGAATGGAATAGTTCATTGTTAGAACGTTGTCGCCTTGTTGCTATTGAAGGTAGTCAAGTTGTAGGTTGGGCTGGACTCTCTCCAGTATCAGGTCGAGCGGTATATTCTGGGGTTGTTGAAGTGAGTATTTATATTGCAAGCGAAGCTCAGGGAAAAGGTTTAGGTCAAAAATTATTATCACGGCTGATTCAGGAGGCAGAAGTTCACAATATTTGGATGTTACAAGCGGCTATTTTTCCTGAAAACCAAGCCAGTATAGCTCTACATAAGAAAAATGGATTTCGTCAAGTGGGTGTTCGTGAAAAGCTTGGCAAAATGCATGAAATTTGGCGTGACGTTGTGCTTATGGAAAGGCGCAGTAAAGCTGTTGGTGTATAG